TCACAAGAAGCCTTCTGCTTACATTGGGATCGTCTAAACGTACTGAGGACAGGTGCAATTCGCAAATAACTTTAGATCTGCTATAGAGCGAGTAAACTTATCACAATTGTTTTTCCTTCAAACGATATATTCTCGGAAAAAGGACATTAGGGGAATTAACTAATTTAAGACTACAAGGTATCAGTGAAGGGATTTATGTTGGCGGAAACCCTACATGTACTCGTGGTGTGGATATCTGACTAATTATATATTGTCTAGTCTTGTATTGTTCTATgttttgactggattgaAGGGTAGGCGTAGTCTTATAAGCTTTAGTTAACCTGCTATTGAGACCTTAAGTATACTCAGCTTGATGCCAGTGAGCAGCTTAGCTAGTACGCTCGTCGCTGGACAGCTTGATACACACACTTTCGCCTAGCCCCACATCCCGGCACTGATAAATGCCGACAGACCAATCACATGACCATGCATACTGTTTATCCGAAGATTCTCCACTCTTTATCAAAAAGCTTACCAATTTCCATCTTTTCCACTGTGACACTTATTTTCATGACTTTAGCTGGTCTTCTATGAGTGGTAACAATCATTCACCAGTTCAGACCACCAGTAGAACCCGTTTGGGCCGGCATAAAGCTTGGTGTGTAGTTCCTCGCTCAGCCATCCCGCAGCACACGAATTTGAGGTCATGGAAAAGTGTACTGATTAATCAGTGACCGGTGTCGAACCCGTCATATACGATGTAAGCTACCTTATACAGTAGCTCAAGTCACGAGATGACTAACGCGGTAAAGGTAAAGGAGGCTCAGATGGTAATCCTTGCTATGGCTGCCGGCGGGCAAATAAGCCATGCACAAGCCGTAAGGATGGCATGTTCCGCTTTGTTGAGTACGCCTCTGTAGAGAACAGTTCCGAGGACCGTCAACTCCAGCCCAGTCTTCCGGCAAGCAACATTACGTTTGTTAATGAGAATGATGCGGATATTGAGAGCAATAGTCCATCAAACAACATGCCACATGGCCGTAACGACTATCAGCAGTCGTCTCAACATTCTCCTTCACAGATGTCCAATTCTGTACCGACATCATGCCCCGTCGGATCTGGATCTCCCCTGTCGCCGTTAAAAAGCGAATACGAAGCGTCTCTTTTCAAATATTTTATGACGTCTCTCTCTCCTTGGGTAGGTGCTCCCTGGCTTCTTCATTGTAAACTTTAGAGGGCTAAATGTACTTTTTGCGAATTTACCGTAGTTTGACTACTGCGACCCGAGTCGGCATTTTTATACATACATCGCCAGCTCTGCGTCTAGTAATCCTATCCTCTTGTACGCTGTTCTGACGGTAGCTGCGAGACATCAGCGCTCGCATTCAGAACGCGAGCGATTACTTGCAGATGAATACCAACAATACTGTCTTGAGTCATTGATATCAGCCCTTGATAACTCAGAAAAGACACTAGACGAGTCTCTTTTTGCATCAGCAGTAATTCTTCGCCTCTCTGAAGAAATGACAGGTGTGTGCAACCTCGTGCTTGCACTTACTAAAGCACTTGTACTAAGTCGTCGCATACAGAGCCTTCTCCCAGGGAGATTGTAGACTCCCATACACTATCTGCCCATATCCTTGTTCGAattaaagaaggaaacatCTACACATCAAGCTTCACCGATGCGGCCTTAATCGTAGTCTTACGACAAGAAATCTTCGTCGCCAACCTGACACAACGACCAGTAGGGTCTTTCACTGACCACTGCAACATTGACACATCACTGGGTCCAACTTCTGAAGCAATGTGGACGTACCGAATCATCGCCCACGCGGCGAAGATAACCGACTTTGTGTATGGCGATGTCATGTTCAGGACTAAAGATCGCTGGAAGGATCTGATGCGGTATGTCCAGGACTGGGAAGACAGCAGGCCGAATGCCTTCACGCCGATTTATAGCGAAGCAGAGAATCCACCGTCTAGTTGCTTCCCTAAGATATGGTATTGTAACGACTGCCACGTCGCGGCCCGTTTGTATTCGGAACTATGTCGCATTCTCCTCTTGGCATCTGATCCAGATGCCTCAGCACTTCGAATTGGGCGATTCCGTCGCATGCAAGATAACGATGACAAGATACGGGAGTGCGTTCGAGTCATATGCGGGGTTGCTTTAACAAATCCTGAGTTCCATACTACCCGATCTACTGCCGGCTTGGCTATTGGTTTATGCGGTGAACTATTCCATGATCCGAGGGAAACGAAGGTCCTCTTGGAATTGTTATCGGCTGCAGAATTTCACCTCGGGTGGCCTTGtttgaagttgaaggaagatTTGCGGAGGTTTTGGGGGCTTCCCGTGGTTGAATCCTAGCATTGGTCGTGAATAGATGCTAGGTCTAGCTATCGGCCTGTGTTGTTATTCTATCTAGTTACTCTGCCCAGCAGTGAAATTCCCATAAAGGGAAAGATGGATGACTGTTGATCCCTAGATAAAAACTAACTCAGCTGATAGCGCTTTTATACATAagcgaaagagaaataaaaatgaCACGGCAACCTTCCGAATACCATGACCCctgcatttttttttaccacGATGGCACTGGCAATTCAGCTGCCCCATCAATAAAATTATGTTGGAGCATCTCACTGCTTCCATGAAGTAACCCCGGGGAAGCATGTCGGCATAAACTGATGATGCACATATAGAACATAAGAGTTTCACTTCAAGAGGCAGTAGAATGATACATTGGTTGATCGTTTAGGGACCCTAatattctttcctttatGCGAAAACAAGAGACCCAGTCCCTGTACCTATGAACCCTCAGACATgaaatctccatcttcttcgacttcctTGTCACAAACCCCCTCCCCGAGTCCTCTGAAGAGCTGTATATCAATGAGACCCTATTCTATCCAACTATGTTGTCTGAGCCATGCTTCACACATCAACGGCCAGTTAGAAACAGGTAAATTCTCCGTATCGAATGCCAAGCCATGAGGCGCATCCGCGAAGACATGAAGCTCAACAGAGCCGCCACTCTTAGTTATGCCCTCGGCAAGACGATAGGCATTGACAACAGGGACAACGGGGTCATTATTAGAATAAACAATAAAAGTAGGTGGAGCGGGAGCATTTAGCTGGACATCTGGCTGTAATTCATCGTAGAGAGCTTGCTTCTCCAGAGGCGGAAGAGGCGGCTTATTCGCAACGATAGTACGTCCAGCCGCATTTGTCGAGATTGGTCCATATCCGATAATGGCAAATTGAGCTTGAGGAACATCTAGATCAGGCGATGTCCATGTTTCAGGATATTGAGCCATAAGCGCAGCTCCGAGATGACCACCCGAAGAGAGGCCGCAGATGCCCTGTCCCTGCGGTATGAGCCCGGATTCCGACATTAATTTGAACGCGCGTCTGGCATCGTTTAAAGGCGCCTCAGCACCTGTATCTGCGGTTGGAAATCGGTGGACCAGAACAAAGGCATGGAATCCAAGGCTGGTTAGCCATTTCGCTGCCGCGATGCCTTCCCGACCAACCATGAGCTGAACGTAGCCGCCGCCTCCTAGAATCAACACTCCCCGTCCATTGGGTTTGGCTGGACGGTAaccaaggagaaaaggacgCTCGACTTTAGTGATAACTGCCTGGCCTATATTGCCTTCCGGTGCGTCGAGTTTGAAGGCTCCTTCCACTGAGCTCTCCTCCCATAGAGGCCAGCATAGGTCCGCTTCGAGCATTCTGGCGTTATCGAGGAGGAATAGAAAATGACCTTTGCAAGAAGTAAAAGTTGTTCAGCTAAAGTGCATACTCATGCGGGGATCAAATATGCTGAGTGTTGTGGGCCTCGCGATAACATCAACCCGAGATACCGGATACCTTAATATTTCCGTTCTTAGTTGACCCCGATGCGAAGCATCTCACAAATCACTACAAACGTGTGCCGTGTCGTTGAAAGAGTAAATTATGTCATCAAGGTTGTATAATTGGCACTCCCTGATAGCATCCTATCAAAGCGTAGTGTCAGGACTGAAGAGCGACCAGGCTTTATTTCCCTTGATTCGAAAAATATCTGTTGTAGAAAATCAAGCATCAATGACAAGTATAGTGATCGATGCTCCTGGCAGGCCATAATTCCGCGGCACGACGAGCGGTAAGGTTTCTTATTGGATTTATCGTGATAAGTGTGCACCAAGTAATAGTTGCTTTGTTGAAGTTATGACGGTGGCCAAATTTTCGAGACATGATACTTTCTTTGGGGGTTTGTCTGGTGAGACTTCGGATTATTATAATGTTTGagatatagatagatattATCTCAGATAGTCTGATTTGAAGTAAATGAAAAGCGTGACAAGTATGTCAAGTGATGTGAAATAACTGGCTTGGAGTGTATGTAGTAGGTTATCTAACACCACCGTCTGTTAGTTGAGCGTGGGTCCACCGGCTCATCCGCACTAGATCGCTGGAGCCCCACACCACTGACTCGCCCGAGGGAGTTCCTTCTCCGCTCACTCAACTACTGCGCGATAAACATCGAATACACGGTTGATATCATGTTTTAAACATGCAGGCCTCAAAGCCAAAGTCTGTCGGCTCCATCGACAAGAAGCGAGCTCGTGATCGACGCGCCCAACAGAAGCTCCGCGCAGACCGGTTAAATCACACCCACTCGCTCGAAGCGGAAATCGTCCTACTAGAGCAACAATGTAAAGCGTACGAAAAAGAGATACAGGAGCTCCGAACTGAAAATGAAGCTCTACAGTCAGCCCAACAGCGCATCCGAgaagtagtatgtacatctGAGCTAGACAACAATGAAACACTGGCGAACTGCGATGGCCGGCCACCGAAATCCGCGAAGGTCCGCTCCGCTATACCACACGTGTGCTTGCACCATACTGCTCAGTATCCAACAGTTTCAGGACATCCGTCGGGTTTCTTTGGATATCCCCAAAATGAATCGGCACCCCCTATTGGATCCAAGGTCCAGTCGTCCAATGGGACACCGCTCTCACCTGCCAAGTTCACCGGGTTGAATCCTGTTTGCGACTTAGATTTGTCTCTTTGGAGTAGGCTCCCTCTCAATTTTGCTCAGGAACCGCATATTTCCGAGAACCTCTACTCTTGCTTTAACCGGCCGGATCTCGTGCAGGCATCACCCGACGAACCTTCGCCGGTAGAACTCCTATACGGGTCAAGCCAAAACTTTTTAGCCGATAGAATACACAAGGCGACAAGATTTTGGCCCATCTGTGATCCTGAACGCCTAGCAAGTGGCCTTCTGACTTACAACATGATAAAATGGCTAACACGGCCTTCCCAAGAATCTTTCGGCCGTCTGCTTGGATTTCAAAGGCCAATAAACGACCAGCTACAGCGCCCACATCCGCGTTGCATCGACTTTGTTATGTGGCCAGTTCTCCGTGCGAACCTAGTCAAGACTTTCCACAAATACGACCTCAAATTAGTGTTCGCCGCGTTTACATGCAGTCTCAGAATCCGGTGGCCCTGGGGCAAATCTTTCTTGGAGCCTGACGTGACGAATTCATTGCGAGTACATAAAGAATTCTATGATACCTTCACCAAAATTGAGGGATGGGGTCTATCCGATGAGTTTCAAACCCAATACCCGGAGCTGTTGGTCGGTATGGATATTGGAACTCTCAATTATTCCATCTTTGACCCAATGCCTGCTTCTTGAACAAAACATTCTGTACACTCCTGTATGCCTATCAATGCACCATGACGAGCAGTACTACCGTAGTTCTAACACCGCCAAGCCGGCTACATAAAACTCTTTTCCGACGTGCTCACCCTCTAGTCCCCAAATAAAATCATCTCGAGCACCTGAGAGTACGTTGCGTCATCCAATTACAACTTGCTTGTGGGGTGGTGGGGACACAGGCGAGTCAGCGGTCACCTCACCAGGGGTAATTTATACTGAAATCTAGAATTTAAAATAGCGGTCAATGTTTTTGGAACCAGATTAGTCGGTAATCCGAATATTTAGACCATTAATTAGTAGATAATTAAGGTGAACCTACTAAATAGTTATATCTAATTGGCTGATATAATAGTGCGTGGCTGTTGGTAAACTTGGTAATATTTCCAACCCGTTAGGAAGCTCGATTTTGTTCCCCGTAGGCTGATCCGATTCTGCAAGTCGTCTCCTCCTCAGATGATCGTCGTTTCCATGACTAGATGTGAGATCTCGGAGAACGGAGTTGGACGAAGCCGGTCGTTTCTGCTCTGTCGGATTCAATCCCATGATCCGTCCGGCTATCTCAAACCGAGACTAGTATTTCAATGCATAGGAAATATGTATTACTACGTGCTATGCCTCAACTGGCCTGTATGAGCATGCATACTATGCATGGTGACCGAACTTTTTCCCATAACCAGACAGTGTATGCGttcccccctccttttcAATGTGTGCTACTAACCCCACATTGGTCTGAAGAACGGCCTTAAGTACCGTTGAAAGGCTATATAGATCTGGCCTGCACCCGTTATGCGCCCTTTCTATCCTTGGTTTTACCACCTGACTGTTTGTCGCCATGCCATTCAACATACTATTGTGGCCGGTGATTGCCTTTTTCCTCTATTCCTTGTTAACTGCCATATGGTACATCTACTTTCACCCCCTAAGACGAATCCCAGGACCAAAGTCATGGATTATTTTCCCCATTATGCGACATGCTTCCGCTATCCGAGGGAGGTTTGACATCGATATGCGTCAGCACCATGCTGTGTACGGTCCCGTTGTTAGATTTGGTCGTGATGAAGTGTCCTTCATAACAGCGGAGGCATGGAAAGACATATACGGGCATGGCCATCAGCAGCTCCCAAAAGTTTTGAGTTCAGCCAGCAATATGCTGGACATAATTTCATCGAACGACACCGATCATAGTCGCTATCGCAAGGCTCTATCACATGCATTTTCTGCCAAAGGACTTCAGGCCCAAGAGCCTCTTCTTAACAGTTACGTGGATAAGCTGATAGAGAGACTCAAAGGGATTGCCGAGTCGAACCTACCAGCTGACATGGTCAAATGGTATAACCTTACAAcgtttgatatcattggtgACCTGGCCTTTGGTGAGCCCTTTGGTGGGTTAGATAACTCGGAGTATCACCATTGGGTATCCACCATTTTCGAGTCAATCAAGGCAATTCCCTTCTTAAAGTTGAAGGACGCATATCCCTTGGCATTCAAGGCTATTCTCGGCCTTATACCTAAAGGCATAATGGAGGCACGCAAAAGGCAATTAGAGCACTCAAGAATCACGGTTCAGAAGCGACTCcaaacttcctcttcctaCAACCGCGGTGATTTTATGGACTCGATGTTGCGCAACCGCGGCGAAAAGGATAGCCTAAATGACTCGGAGCTCGAGGCCAATTCCAACATCCTGATTATTGCAGGCAGTGAAACTACCGCAACTCTACTATCAGGAGCGACATATTGGATATTACGCAACCCTGAAGCTTTAGCCAAGCTAACGGACGAAGTGCGCTCTGTGATGAAGAGCGAACCCGAGATAACCGCTCAAAAAGCCAGTGCGGAGCTGCCATACATGCTGGCTTGTTTCGATGAAGCATTCCGACTATACCCACCCGTGCCAACAGGTCTACAGCGGAGGACCTTAGTACCCACCCGTATTTCCGGATGTGATATCCCTGCCGGGGTAAGAGCAAGCGATTAATCTAGAACATGACAGATAACTGAGACTAACCCAACATAGACCAAGGTTTCTGTTCACCAGTCCGCAGCGTACTGGTCATCAACCAATTTCCATGCTCCAGACCGCTTCATTCCCGAGCGATGGCTACCAGAAGCTAAGAGTGATCCAAGTTCTCCATTCTACTCGGATAATCGGGGAGTTGTGCAGCCGTTTTCTACAGGACCACGCAATTGTATCGGAAGAAACCTCGCCTATGCAGAGATGCGCGTGATACTCGCACGTGTGCTTTGGAACTTTGACTTAGAATTGTGCGAGGAAAGTACACAATGGTCTGACCAGAAGGCGTACACCTTGTGGGAGAAGCCTCCATTGATGTGCAGGCTGAAATTGCGAGAGAGCTTTAGGGGCTAGGAGTGATCGGAGGATCCGAAACCCCCGTTTCTGGTTGGCATCCGGGCGGGTTCTGGGTGGGACCGCCTTCATTGCTTCAGATGATTCTACAAAACCCCCCTTTGTATATAGATGGATAGTTATGTCCCGGTTGCGTTAGTAGAAAGGATAAATGTGATATAAAGCGGGCTTGACAATTAACCACATTGATATGGACACAATGATAGTAATAGTCCTAGAGTAAATTCACAAGAACCGGATTACCCTTTGCGCTGCTAGTGCTGGGGCTTCTTTATAGGTTATAGGTGTGCATTGTTCAGTTAGATTATCGACACTCATCGGTTTACCTGAAGAATACAAAAGCTGACTCAAAGCTTTACCACGTTAGACTGATAATGTTTCTCGCAACGAGAAACAGAGCGAGTCAAGTTATACGTGGGaataacaaagacaatgaaCAGGTTAACAAGATGTTACATTAATTTGTTCTTTAGAGAAAGGCATGCGAGAATTGTGCTATAGGAAAATAATGAGTTTAAAAAAGGAGCTCCACTTAAAGGTTCAGATATGTTGGGTCTCCTAAGCTTGATAACATGATAAAAGTCTATAGAGAGACCTAAAACTAGCTCATATATATTATCCTGGATACTACTTTAAGACACTGTCTGTAGTCTATATACCGTGCTGCTGCCGATTAGTGGTAAATGCCTACTATTTAAATCGCAGAAGCAACAGGGCGCTGAAATGCGAAAGCAGCCATCTGTTTGAGGAACGCTTTTCAAAAGCTTCGTTCGAGTATCGAACACGCTGTAGTCACTTACGTGTGCCCCTATCACGCTCGTCAAATACTGCTTACTTTATTTGAGCTTGACCTTGAAGTGCTACGCTGGCCGGCTTTTGCGTACCTCGTGGTGGTGTATATCGTTATGGTTAAAGCCAGCGATGCTGCATAGCCACAGAAACATGTGTACTTGGCTATTAGCTAAGGGGTTTAGGTCTGAATGTCTGAGCCCAAGCCATTGTTTATCTGAAGCTAACGCATTGATAATCGCGATCTGCGCCAATAGCTTTGAGGAAGTAGACTTGCTCTTACATATTCACTGTTCAAGAATACTTATAGCATGATCTGTTGCTCGTTCTCGCACTGTAGATGTGGACGAATGCTAGAGCTGTTGCAGTGTTTGAGACCTGGCTCTGTTAGTACAAATAACAAGGTAATTAATATTTCCTCGTGGTTCAGAGCAGAGAGTACGACTGGTGTTGTCGCTCTaccaaacccaaaccttTATATTGTACTTACTAGCACTATTCTTCGTGCTATTTTCCCGAGTAGTTGTTACGCCACCATTTGATCCGGCCGGTTGAGCTTCTACTACGAAGTTCAATGGTGAGCGCTGTGCTTCAGATGTATCCTGTGTTTCCCCGATCGTAGACTTCCATCTGTTCGAACCTGCTTTTATTGTATTTTGTTGCTTGTAACGATTCTCCACTAGAGATAGAGTTGGAAGCTTGACTGGCAAAATCATTCCGGTATCATGTGATTTCATTATGATAGTCATTCGATGTCGGTCTGTATTGGATCTTGCCCCGTATTGTCCAGACTGCAAACCGGCGTGATTTCATTGTACCTATGGTCTCACACACGGACAGGCCAAGTTTCTTACCTTTGTCTCTGCCTCGAAGTAGTCTCCACCTTGCGTGTAGTGCTGTTCAACAGCGTCCGTAGGATCGAAAAGGTCTTCGTGACATGCGTCGTCGCCTGCATTATCACATCGGTACACGGGCGCGGTCCACGTACCATGACCCTCGTCGGTAGTTGCTTCTGGATACACCAACAGGGTGAAGATCCGTGATGTGGGAATCGCGGAGAAGTAAGTTTCCCCGAAACCCCTTACACGCAACCCTCCTTCATAACTGAGGTTTAAGTCTAGGCTGATTCATGTGCACGTGCAGCCGTATGCTCCTGCTCATGGTCCTCACTCTCAGTctcatccgcatcctcccacccctcatcgtcatcttctgtttccaTTATCTCCAGCTCATCATCGAAGTCATCAAGCTCGTTACCCAGCATACTAACTAACTGCAACAGCCCAGTTTGTGCTGGCGAGCGCCAGGCCTCTGGTGACGAAGAGTCCATAGCCGTTGTGCCTTGGGCTGTATCGGCTGATGAAGACTTGTGGTTAGAAAGGTCCGGGGCTAAGCTGACAACGCGGATGGCTTTGGTTGGGAAGAGACGGGTGTGAGCTTCCTGTTCTTGTGGAGCCGCATCACCTGGAAGGGGCTGGCGCCAACCGAGTGTCTCCAGGTTTTAATGTTAGCTTTCTTGCTGCTATTTTCATATTGGTCATTGTAGTAGAACATACAGTGTAGGTGGTCATTATCGCATCATCATACAGCGCCATGAAACTAACCGGCACAGCAAGCTGCGGTGCGGAGCTAGTGAGGAGCGAATATGATGCGCGAGCGGTACAATCGATGTCTTGAATTCTATTATCATCGTCAAGCGCTACGACATAAATCCGGTCTTCGATCTCGAACATCAGGCGGTGGTTGCGCACAGATAACCAGCCACCCAGGTCGAATCCCGACCCATCCGACTCGCATTCAATCAGGGAACTGTGAGCCGCGAGACTATCTGGGCCTTGCAGAGCTTTGCGCCAGTTGGAGCAAACGAAGACACGGCCAGCGCGCGAGAAGCCGACGAAAATGTTGCCGTGCAACATGCCAGCTCCCCACTCGTCCTCACCATGTCTAACATGCCCAGGGTCACTGGGTGGTGGGAGCGGGCCTTTGGCAATCTTGAGCGGCGTCAGGCTATCTTTGCGAGGTGCCCCAAGAGGGAATGTCCGATTTGGCGGAAAGTGTCGCATGGCTCCCGCCAATGCCGCGCTCGCCGAGATAGAACTAACAGCCGGTGGACAAATATGATACTTGTCCGTACAATGTGACGGCTGCAACGCGCCCAAAAACGCGCCAGTTGTTTTATCATAGGCATGATAGCCTCCGGGCCCCATGGAGTAAATCACGGCATCCTTGCTTTGGTCTAAATGGCCGATGGCGCCATGCTCGATCTCAACACGCGTGGTCAACTTGGGGGGTCTTTGTGTCATATCGTACACAAAACCCCGTCCCTGGCTAGACACCACACAGAGTGTCCAGTAAGACAACTGAAAGCCTCTTGTCTGACAATCGTGATTCAAGACCGCAATACGCCGGAACTCTCCACGTGCTGCGCCTTCCAAATCCGCCTGCCAGACCTCGACCGCATCTCCTTCGCGATCAAAGACAGCCATTCCGTCTTGATACTCCAGATGCGCGTATGGACGAACTGCGTCCTCGTCACTATCTAACGTGGAAGGAAGACGCCACAGAAGCTGGCCCGTGTCCATATCAGTGACATTTAACCCTCCGGCATGGGAAGTGGAAACGAAGAACCGACGCTTGAAGTCCGGGCGAAATCGCCAGACAGGGTCGTTGCCGATTTGCACCACCGACTCCCGGCAAACTGGTTGGGACTCGGCCCAGTTACGGGCGAGCAGTGTCTGGCGCTTACAAAGGTCTTTCCATGATGTGGTGCCTTCGAACAGCTTCGTGAAGCTGGTATTGtcggaaagaaaagagaaatcacgGGCCCCTCCAGGCGGTTGGACGGTTTTGGATTCGGAGGTGTAGATTGCTTCTTGATGTGTGACGTCGATAAATTCGTGCCAGGCCTTGGAGACTGCGGTAAGGGATGCGAGAGCGGAGATAGGGGTGAACTCTAAAATGCGCAGAACGATCTCAGGAGGCAGGATGGCGAGAGGGTCCGCTACGGGTGAAATGCCGGTCATTTTTGAAACAGCAACGGTCTTTTTTTGTCGAAGTATGAAGGTTGCAGGGGCGGGGGAGAGTGTGATGGTATGAGAATATTGCCCCTCTTCACCGCTCTGCTATCGAATCAACTACTGATAATTTTCCGGGCGCGTTACAgtcaaggatatcttctAGGAGAGCTTATCATCGTATGGGCCTGCCTCTGAAACCCTCCCCTATAGTGTTCTAATTCATTGAATAAATTGCTCGAGCCTGCTCATAGGGGAACAACTTACTGACTCAGTCCGAATATCGTTCTATCTAAAACCTGTCTTGTTGCAACTGCGTGCGGTACTATGTTGAACGACATTCTGCCCATTCCTACTCCTAGTGCTTTCCTTCTGCTTACTGCTCCCATTCGCTGGGCATCATTTGAAGGAATGATTTAGTCAGAGAACGTtgtatctctttctttttttttttttttcctcttttcatctttgCTGGTATGCGACGAGCTAGTCGCGTTTCTTCGTCGAGCCTTCTCAACTCTCTTCCATAATAGCTCGGAAGGctgcttggcttcttccacTGACACTGACCGGATGTGTAAGCTCCTAAGTCTTGACTTATGTTGTTTTTGGCCATGAATATTCCTGGACAACCCAGGCAAGGCACACCTTGCATGTACTCTCATTTTCGTGTTCTTTAATTTACATAGGATTACATAGGAATGGACTGGCCAAATGTCTCACTAAGTAAAATTGGTTGACTTCCAATGTCAAGCAAGGTGCCTGATTGCTTACAGATATTGACTACATGTACATTACGTGCAGGAGATGGTTCTCTGTTTCTAGAACCGGAGGTCTTCAGGAAGATCTATCCGCCGTTTCCCACAGTACATAAGATTGGGTACTATTACTTCGTATACTAGTATAGTTATATTGAATCCGTATTTAGATATCAAGGGCCTAAAATCAACGAATTTTAGTACCTCATCTTATTTTTCCACACTACATAGGTCTTTAAGCAAGGTATGCACAAGTTCAGCCAAGTCAACATATCGGTATTCTCAGCAGATCGCCCTGTACATCCGGCGTGCAAATTCCTGAAAACAACAAATCCAGGATTGTACACAGCCTGGACGCGCAGGTCCGATCCCTCAATCAAACCGATTGTCTTTTGATGAATTCAGGGGTTATACTTGTGTAATTCATgcaacccaaaacaccctTCTCGTTAAATACGGCATCATCTAAGAGCTTCCAATTAGATATGGCT
The sequence above is a segment of the Aspergillus oryzae RIB40 DNA, chromosome 3 genome. Coding sequences within it:
- a CDS encoding uncharacterized protein (predicted protein), encoding MFRFVEYASVENSSEDRQLQPSLPASNITFVNENDADIESNSPSNNMPHGRNDYQQSSQHSPSQMSNSVPTSCPVGSGSPLSPLKSEYEASLFKYFMTSLSPWFDYCDPSRHFYTYIASSASSNPILLYAVLTVAARHQRSHSERERLLADEYQQYCLESLISALDNSEKTLDESLFASAVILRLSEEMTEPSPREIVDSHTLSAHILVRIKEGNIYTSSFTDAALIVVLRQEIFVANLTQRPVGSFTDHCNIDTSLGPTSEAMWTYRIIAHAAKITDFVYGDVMFRTKDRWKDLMRYVQDWEDSRPNAFTPIYSEAENPPSSCFPKIWYCNDCHVAARLYSELCRILLLASDPDASALRIGRFRRMQDNDDKIRECVRVICGVALTNPEFHTTRSTAGLAIGLCGELFHDPRETKVLLELLSAAEFHLGWPCLKLKEDLRRFWGLPVVES
- a CDS encoding alpha/beta hydrolase (predicted protein) encodes the protein MLEADLCWPLWEESSVEGAFKLDAPEGNIGQAVITKVERPFLLGYRPAKPNGRGVLILGGGGYVQLMVGREGIAAAKWLTSLGFHAFVLVHRFPTADTGAEAPLNDARRAFKLMSESGLIPQGQGICGLSSGGHLGAALMAQYPETWTSPDLDVPQAQFAIIGYGPISTNAAGRTIVANKPPLPPLEKQALYDELQPDVQLNAPAPPTFIVYSNNDPVVPVVNAYRLAEGITKSGGSVELHVFADAPHGLAFDTENLPVSNWPLMCEAWLRQHSWIE
- a CDS encoding bZIP transcription factor (predicted protein) is translated as MQASKPKSVGSIDKKRARDRRAQQKLRADRLNHTHSLEAEIVLLEQQCKAYEKEIQELRTENEALQSAQQRIREVVCTSELDNNETLANCDGRPPKSAKVRSAIPHVCLHHTAQYPTVSGHPSGFFGYPQNESAPPIGSKVQSSNGTPLSPAKFTGLNPVCDLDLSLWSRLPLNFAQEPHISENLYSCFNRPDLVQASPDEPSPVELLYGSSQNFLADRIHKATRFWPICDPERLASGLLTYNMIKWLTRPSQESFGRLLGFQRPINDQLQRPHPRCIDFVMWPVLRANLVKTFHKYDLKLVFAAFTCSLRIRWPWGKSFLEPDVTNSLRVHKEFYDTFTKIEGWGLSDEFQTQYPELLVGMDIGTLNYSIFDPMPAS
- a CDS encoding cytochrome P450 (cytochrome P450 CYP3/CYP5/CYP6/CYP9 subfamilies), giving the protein MPFNILLWPVIAFFLYSLLTAIWYIYFHPLRRIPGPKSWIIFPIMRHASAIRGRFDIDMRQHHAVYGPVVRFGRDEVSFITAEAWKDIYGHGHQQLPKVLSSASNMLDIISSNDTDHSRYRKALSHAFSAKGLQAQEPLLNSYVDKLIERLKGIAESNLPADMVKWYNLTTFDIIGDLAFGEPFGGLDNSEYHHWVSTIFESIKAIPFLKLKDAYPLAFKAILGLIPKGIMEARKRQLEHSRITVQKRLQTSSSYNRGDFMDSMLRNRGEKDSLNDSELEANSNILIIAGSETTATLLSGATYWILRNPEALAKLTDEVRSVMKSEPEITAQKASAELPYMLACFDEAFRLYPPVPTGLQRRTLVPTRISGCDIPAGTKVSVHQSAAYWSSTNFHAPDRFIPERWLPEAKSDPSSPFYSDNRGVVQPFSTGPRNCIGRNLAYAEMRVILARVLWNFDLELCEESTQWSDQKAYTLWEKPPLMCRLKLRESFRG
- a CDS encoding F-box protein (predicted protein), whose translation is MTGISPVADPLAILPPEIVLRILEFTPISALASLTAVSKAWHEFIDVTHQEAIYTSESKTVQPPGGARDFSFLSDNTSFTKLFEGTTSWKDLCKRQTLLARNWAESQPVCRESVVQIGNDPVWRFRPDFKRRFFVSTSHAGGLNVTDMDTGQLLWRLPSTLDSDEDAVRPYAHLEYQDGMAVFDREGDAVEVWQADLEGAARGEFRRIAVLNHDCQTRGFQLSYWTLCVVSSQGRGFVYDMTQRPPKLTTRVEIEHGAIGHLDQSKDAVIYSMGPGGYHAYDKTTGAFLGALQPSHCTDKYHICPPAVSSISASAALAGAMRHFPPNRTFPLGAPRKDSLTPLKIAKGPLPPPSDPGHVRHGEDEWGAGMLHGNIFVGFSRAGRVFVCSNWRKALQGPDSLAAHSSLIECESDGSGFDLGGWLSVRNHRLMFEIEDRIYVVALDDDNRIQDIDCTARASYSLLTSSAPQLAVPVSFMALYDDAIMTTYTPLPGDAAPQEQEAHTRLFPTKAIRVVSLAPDLSNHKSSSADTAQGTTAMDSSSPEAWRSPAQTGLLQLVSMLGNELDDFDDELEIMETEDDDEGWEDADETESEDHEQEHTAARAHESA